A region of Alteromonadaceae bacterium 2753L.S.0a.02 DNA encodes the following proteins:
- a CDS encoding putative repeat protein (TIGR01451 family), whose amino-acid sequence MASRDPDGDPLDYQWSLNSKPALSTSSLSADSGLSVTLLADLAGNYVVQLIARDDLGASASTSLVIAVDADPKPTANAGPDQAALLGDSICLDGSSSSDPQNQSLSFLWSFTSAPAGSAAALDDLSSETPCFVVDVIGTYMVQLIVNDGLQNSEPDTVSITDNTPPVAEAGDSIEAFLGAPVSLDGTASSEDIVSFSWSVINQPVGSTVGFNNNELAEPILIVCGVGEYQIQLSVSDGIQEHSDTLLLTVIDGDQDGDGVLSSEELLIGSNPNFPDSDGNGTDDGDEDFDSDNLPNRWERLLAYDLADEDTDDNGTLDGDEDYDGDGFSNAVEIAAGSAPNNAGLRPYYLDFLVKSAPAVPGGHLETIITLANSTANTTFNNLVFSITVPVGLSFNRLNDVALKNSTSHTGCLANGFCDSGDTVRWSLANIAPGESWTFHIDATVGDAVTPGTSITLPLVVSADEFAADIVRNRTVNVVAEEEVFATLTASKDPVVPGESFSYTIAFGNAGNVPVTDAEINFTLPAGLSVATISDAGTQSGRVITWDIANLAPTLSLVRVLDVVLDTGIAVGSSLTAKAVLRYAGGGDIDRVLEVPVSVAAASPLTVDYQLLSSPVTPGGLLTYLLTLSNTSPASLLNDITLQLRVPDGVSFNRLYDVAYRNSNAQANCAVNGHCDAGDEVFWNIARLAAGESVSIYVAATVAASVTPGTVISTPMFISASELPDVIYLEQAAAVVVGQDAQFALTASQDPVAPGETFEYRLDFGNAGNAVFNNATLSLALPEGLTALNISDDGEQNGDSVSWTLTSINPTDSVVRTVIVNLDANATLASSLTAVAGLRHADGLEVDRVIHTPVTVNGSLPLAVSFDAELTEQPGGSVALQVIVTNNTLVDIVDNVSVMLRVPEGISFNRLNDAIPASNAQTNCAANGFCDAGDEVFWSFSQLPAGASETVTVSALVAAGVDPGSLIRHMLFINANDLADSIYREQTTRIISP is encoded by the coding sequence ATGGCTTCCCGTGACCCGGACGGAGATCCCTTGGATTATCAATGGTCATTGAATTCAAAGCCTGCGTTGAGCACCAGCAGTTTATCTGCAGACTCAGGTTTAAGCGTAACCCTACTGGCCGATCTTGCTGGCAATTACGTGGTGCAGTTGATTGCCAGAGACGACCTGGGAGCAAGTGCAAGTACAAGCCTGGTGATTGCCGTGGATGCCGACCCTAAACCGACCGCGAATGCGGGCCCTGATCAGGCGGCGTTGCTAGGCGACAGTATCTGTCTTGATGGCAGCAGTTCTTCCGACCCGCAGAATCAGTCTTTGAGTTTCCTTTGGTCATTCACCAGCGCGCCCGCTGGCAGTGCCGCAGCTCTGGACGATTTATCCAGCGAAACCCCGTGTTTCGTTGTTGATGTTATCGGTACTTATATGGTGCAGCTTATCGTTAACGATGGCCTGCAAAACAGCGAGCCAGACACCGTCAGCATTACTGACAACACACCTCCTGTTGCTGAAGCTGGCGACTCGATCGAGGCATTTTTAGGGGCACCCGTTTCCCTCGACGGCACAGCTTCCAGTGAAGACATTGTTAGCTTCAGTTGGAGTGTGATTAATCAACCGGTGGGTTCAACGGTAGGTTTCAATAATAACGAGTTGGCTGAGCCAATACTTATCGTGTGTGGCGTAGGCGAATACCAGATTCAACTGAGTGTCAGCGATGGTATTCAGGAGCATAGCGATACTCTGTTACTAACTGTGATTGACGGCGATCAGGATGGCGACGGTGTACTCAGTTCCGAAGAACTGCTCATTGGTAGCAACCCCAATTTTCCCGATAGCGATGGTAACGGTACCGACGACGGCGATGAAGATTTCGATAGCGATAATTTGCCGAACCGCTGGGAACGCCTATTAGCTTATGACCTCGCAGATGAAGATACCGACGACAACGGCACGCTGGATGGTGATGAAGACTACGATGGCGACGGTTTTAGCAACGCTGTAGAAATCGCCGCAGGCAGCGCACCAAATAATGCTGGGCTGCGACCTTACTACCTGGATTTTTTGGTCAAATCCGCGCCCGCAGTACCTGGGGGCCACCTGGAAACCATTATTACCCTCGCAAACAGTACCGCTAACACGACGTTCAATAACCTCGTGTTTTCAATCACAGTGCCGGTGGGACTCAGCTTTAACCGCCTCAACGATGTTGCCCTGAAAAACAGCACCTCTCACACGGGCTGTCTCGCCAATGGCTTTTGTGATAGCGGTGACACGGTACGCTGGTCTTTGGCAAACATTGCCCCCGGTGAAAGCTGGACCTTCCACATAGATGCCACGGTTGGCGATGCTGTGACGCCCGGCACAAGCATAACCCTGCCTCTGGTTGTTTCTGCCGATGAGTTTGCCGCAGATATTGTTCGCAATCGTACAGTCAACGTGGTCGCTGAGGAGGAGGTATTCGCAACACTCACGGCATCTAAAGATCCGGTGGTGCCCGGTGAGTCATTCAGCTACACAATCGCTTTTGGTAACGCTGGCAATGTGCCAGTTACAGACGCTGAAATCAACTTTACCCTGCCGGCGGGCCTTAGTGTGGCGACAATCAGTGATGCGGGCACGCAGTCAGGCCGGGTTATAACTTGGGATATTGCCAATCTGGCCCCGACACTATCGCTAGTCAGAGTGCTCGATGTTGTGTTGGATACAGGTATTGCCGTGGGCTCGAGCCTCACCGCAAAAGCAGTACTGAGGTACGCGGGTGGGGGGGATATCGACAGAGTGCTTGAAGTGCCGGTTTCGGTTGCCGCAGCGTCGCCACTCACCGTGGATTATCAACTTTTGTCTAGCCCGGTAACGCCCGGTGGACTGCTCACGTACCTACTAACGCTTAGTAATACCAGCCCGGCATCCTTGCTGAACGACATTACGCTTCAGCTGCGCGTGCCTGATGGGGTGAGCTTTAACCGTTTGTACGATGTTGCCTATCGAAATTCCAACGCTCAGGCCAACTGTGCGGTCAACGGGCATTGCGATGCGGGTGACGAAGTCTTCTGGAACATTGCTCGGTTGGCCGCAGGGGAATCCGTCAGCATCTATGTAGCTGCAACCGTTGCTGCATCAGTGACTCCGGGTACCGTGATCTCCACACCGATGTTCATTAGTGCAAGCGAATTGCCGGACGTGATCTATCTCGAGCAAGCCGCGGCCGTTGTTGTTGGGCAGGATGCACAATTTGCGCTTACCGCCTCGCAAGATCCCGTTGCTCCGGGTGAGACCTTCGAATATCGCCTGGATTTCGGAAATGCCGGTAATGCCGTCTTTAACAATGCCACCCTAAGCCTCGCTTTACCCGAGGGTTTAACGGCGCTGAACATCAGCGACGATGGCGAGCAAAATGGCGATTCTGTGAGTTGGACGCTAACTAGTATTAATCCTACGGATTCCGTCGTACGCACCGTTATCGTGAACCTGGATGCCAATGCAACCCTGGCTAGCTCGCTTACTGCTGTTGCTGGGTTGCGCCATGCCGATGGGCTCGAGGTTGATCGTGTTATTCACACACCGGTTACGGTAAACGGCTCGCTGCCCTTGGCGGTTTCTTTTGATGCGGAACTCACTGAACAGCCGGGCGGTTCTGTGGCGCTGCAGGTGATTGTTACCAACAACACGCTTGTCGATATTGTGGATAACGTTTCGGTGATGCTGCGCGTACCGGAAGGTATTTCCTTCAACCGCCTAAACGATGCAATACCGGCATCCAATGCGCAAACCAATTGCGCTGCCAATGGTTTTTGTGACGCTGGTGATGAAGTCTTCTGGAGTTTTTCTCAGCTGCCTGCCGGTGCCAGCGAAACTGTGACTGTGTCTGCTTTGGTGGCTGCGGGGGTAGACCCGGGATCACTTATTCGCCATATGCTGTTTATAAACGCCAACGATCTGGCTGATTCCATTTACCGCGAACAAACCACGCGCATTATTTCTCCTTAG
- a CDS encoding tetratricopeptide repeat protein, giving the protein MKETKKNKRTRKRGVQASRAKLTAAMHGAGFKTQASLADHMADIEQLDQPPKDLINRAFRGLPVEFRTIERLAQAMGVEAYDLLASRHDQETSAQIESANDAVTPAESDAEAFDQTPRHWHSAWYTKTAVAVAVLAIFGITAAIFAHRSLTTVNDVNIKLPPVVDRFSLIVIDEPDLPHLITDAFRHKLSEEFNVASEFATTVADSLQPDVLADELGADLVIRIATEQVGHHLGLQFYLYSMGQESLVWTDAIFAPTTQQVSEQLADTLRKVLLEITKTGNLQQYHFVHPSALHEYLVGRAALDQYSDIKNLAIARQHFSEAIKLDDKFALAQAGMCNTLSQESWLGATKKKLTDAARFCERGLLLNQNHPYPLIANAARRVAEGQVLEAIDLLDKVLANYGEHLNALIEMGDAQLAAHINQPSEARLNKALDYGSRAAQKSDNYWRIYQLLGRANYYAKNISAALVSFEKVAETVPNEVVLANLGTMYFCQGEFGLAEKQYQQVKQLTPDSYLPYEFLGMVNYFNGNFKASLELRELAMDKIQSKANDHQMWGAIGDSYRQLGDHEGARRAYREAARIIEKEALNGEHAAQNQLFLLHYLLQLQQLHAQDKPPEKLELALQALPRYENDIVDTAGLSRLSYIYLQLGHREKAKEIFSKAVDICPGYRKLPDLAALVSDQKIADQSSDL; this is encoded by the coding sequence ATGAAGGAAACTAAAAAGAACAAGCGCACCCGAAAACGGGGGGTGCAAGCTTCACGAGCGAAGCTTACTGCCGCGATGCATGGAGCGGGTTTTAAAACTCAGGCATCGCTGGCAGACCATATGGCCGATATCGAACAACTCGACCAACCGCCGAAAGATCTCATCAATCGTGCCTTTCGTGGCCTACCTGTAGAATTTCGTACCATTGAGCGGCTCGCTCAGGCGATGGGCGTTGAAGCTTACGATTTGCTCGCATCGCGACACGACCAGGAGACAAGCGCGCAAATCGAGAGCGCAAACGATGCAGTAACCCCAGCCGAATCGGATGCAGAAGCGTTCGATCAAACGCCACGCCACTGGCACAGCGCCTGGTATACAAAAACTGCGGTTGCGGTAGCCGTGCTAGCGATTTTTGGCATTACCGCGGCAATATTTGCGCACCGAAGCCTCACTACGGTAAATGACGTTAACATCAAATTACCACCAGTGGTCGACCGCTTTTCATTAATTGTTATCGACGAACCCGATCTGCCGCACCTCATTACCGACGCGTTTCGCCATAAACTTTCTGAAGAATTCAATGTCGCCTCCGAATTCGCTACAACGGTTGCGGACTCACTGCAGCCAGATGTTCTGGCCGATGAGCTAGGTGCGGACCTCGTTATTCGCATCGCCACAGAACAGGTGGGGCACCACCTTGGCCTGCAATTTTATCTGTACAGCATGGGCCAGGAATCCCTCGTCTGGACCGACGCAATCTTCGCGCCTACCACGCAACAGGTCAGCGAACAACTCGCCGACACCTTGCGTAAAGTACTGCTGGAAATAACGAAAACAGGAAATTTACAGCAATATCATTTTGTACATCCCAGTGCGCTACACGAATATCTGGTGGGCAGGGCCGCGCTTGACCAATATTCCGATATCAAAAACCTGGCAATCGCGCGGCAGCATTTTTCGGAGGCAATCAAGCTTGACGATAAGTTCGCGCTGGCGCAAGCCGGCATGTGCAATACCCTGAGCCAGGAATCCTGGTTGGGCGCCACCAAGAAAAAGCTCACCGATGCGGCAAGATTCTGTGAGCGGGGTCTGCTTCTCAATCAAAATCACCCCTACCCGCTAATTGCCAATGCTGCTCGCCGCGTTGCCGAAGGACAGGTGCTGGAAGCCATTGATTTATTGGATAAAGTACTTGCAAACTATGGCGAACACCTCAATGCATTGATTGAAATGGGAGACGCCCAATTGGCTGCACACATTAATCAGCCCAGCGAAGCTCGTCTCAACAAAGCTCTGGATTACGGCAGTCGCGCCGCACAAAAGAGCGACAACTATTGGCGAATCTATCAGTTATTAGGCCGCGCAAATTATTACGCAAAAAACATCAGTGCCGCGCTGGTGAGTTTTGAAAAAGTGGCTGAAACAGTACCCAATGAAGTGGTGCTTGCCAACCTGGGTACCATGTATTTTTGTCAAGGTGAATTTGGGCTCGCCGAAAAACAATATCAGCAGGTTAAACAACTCACACCAGATTCTTACCTTCCCTACGAATTTCTCGGCATGGTGAATTATTTCAATGGCAATTTTAAAGCGTCGTTGGAATTGCGTGAGTTAGCCATGGATAAAATTCAAAGCAAAGCCAACGACCACCAAATGTGGGGGGCCATTGGCGACAGCTATCGCCAACTGGGTGATCACGAAGGCGCGCGTCGGGCTTATCGAGAGGCTGCACGCATTATTGAAAAAGAAGCGCTAAACGGCGAGCATGCGGCTCAAAATCAGCTGTTTTTATTGCACTACTTGTTACAACTGCAACAATTGCACGCGCAAGACAAGCCACCGGAAAAGCTGGAGTTAGCATTACAAGCGCTGCCACGCTACGAAAACGATATTGTCGATACGGCCGGCCTATCGCGGCTCAGTTATATTTATTTACAATTGGGGCATCGCGAAAAAGCAAAAGAAATATTTAGTAAGGCGGTTGACATTTGCCCGGGTTATCGAAAATTACCCGATCTCGCCGCGCTGGTTAGCGATCAGAAAATTGCCGATCAAAGCAGCGATTTATGA
- a CDS encoding TfoX-like protein — protein MAYNEALAQRIRLLLGERNDVVEKKMFGGLAFMVAGHMCVGVSENRLMARVGPDNYQAALEKPHAHEMDFTGKPMKGFVFVEEPAISDTQLLREWIALCESFVFSLPPK, from the coding sequence ATGGCATATAACGAGGCTCTGGCACAGCGAATTCGTCTGTTGCTTGGTGAGCGGAATGATGTGGTTGAGAAGAAAATGTTTGGCGGCCTTGCGTTTATGGTGGCGGGCCATATGTGCGTTGGCGTGAGTGAAAACCGTTTAATGGCGCGAGTGGGGCCCGATAATTATCAAGCGGCTCTGGAAAAACCACATGCCCATGAAATGGATTTTACCGGTAAACCCATGAAAGGGTTTGTGTTTGTTGAAGAGCCCGCGATAAGCGATACCCAGTTGTTAAGAGAGTGGATCGCCCTTTGCGAAAGTTTTGTGTTTTCTTTACCACCCAAGTAA
- a CDS encoding beta-glucosidase, giving the protein MASYPCARLIAIITLIVILISCGKPDPLPQHAAPQQPGWPALKPVIGPNAAIEQRIKALLENMPLEQKIGQMMQPSIAHVSPEEVKRYYIGSVLNGGGMFPNGNRYATPQEWQALADAYYQASMAVPDGVPAIPVIWATDAVHGHNNVVGATLFPHNSALGAANNPELVRLIGAATAQQMVATGLDWNFAPTVAVAKNARWGRTYESFSENPGIVAALSAAYVAGLQGYPNDKSFLNTDKVIATAKHFIGDGATTRGDDQGDADLNEQQLIAEHALGYFSTLSMAVQTVMISYSSVQGLPMHGNKHLITDILKNQLHFDGIVVSDWNALGHVPGCTRDNCAAAINAGIDVLMVPYKPDWPNMIANTIAQVKSGEISMQRIDDAVSRILRVKLRSGVFNKPKPSQRSEFTYDTYLSTPEHKALARRAVRESLVLLKNNDGVLPIAPNKNILIAGDAANNVSRQTGGWTISWQGDDTTPKDFPVATTVFQGFESAVQAAGGTVHYSATGEYEVIPDVAVVVFGERPAAEMSGDIENLNTLEFNHEDPEPLKVLQKLKAAGIPTVAVFIAGRPRLINKELNQSSAFVMAWFLGSEGGGIADLLLANQNSGKSFDFQGKLPFVWPATPCHVLGSQPQFNLGYGLSYAQPVNLSTVPEDYPPRTYGCDLPEKFVPSSAKPIDLSGSDFQLHLELKSLESKIISDSETWHGLRGAVQRKPAGAISQIDLEWQDAPRNNAVLQDGKVRSLLANLAAGHALQFEIKVNQKPSAKVWAKMECGHLCAADTLEITQKISTLPISHWQQVYMPLACIAKNRSDLFKINSGLRIDSSGYFSMSLRHLKVAALNDDDAINLCE; this is encoded by the coding sequence GTGGCAAGCTACCCCTGTGCGCGTCTGATCGCAATAATCACTCTCATCGTCATCCTGATCAGTTGCGGAAAACCCGATCCACTACCTCAGCATGCGGCCCCCCAGCAACCCGGCTGGCCTGCTTTAAAACCTGTCATTGGCCCCAACGCGGCAATTGAACAACGTATCAAAGCGCTCCTTGAAAACATGCCTCTGGAGCAGAAAATCGGCCAGATGATGCAGCCTTCCATTGCCCACGTAAGCCCAGAGGAAGTTAAGCGGTATTACATTGGTTCGGTATTGAACGGCGGAGGCATGTTTCCCAATGGCAATCGCTACGCAACACCGCAGGAATGGCAGGCATTGGCCGACGCATATTACCAGGCGTCCATGGCGGTACCCGATGGTGTACCGGCGATACCGGTAATCTGGGCGACCGATGCGGTGCATGGGCACAACAACGTGGTAGGCGCCACCTTGTTCCCTCACAACAGTGCTCTGGGCGCTGCCAACAACCCAGAGCTTGTGCGACTTATCGGCGCCGCTACCGCACAGCAAATGGTTGCTACAGGGCTCGATTGGAACTTCGCTCCTACAGTGGCTGTTGCGAAAAATGCCCGTTGGGGTCGCACTTATGAAAGTTTTAGCGAAAACCCCGGTATTGTAGCTGCCTTATCAGCCGCCTATGTTGCCGGTTTGCAGGGTTACCCCAACGATAAATCGTTTCTTAATACCGACAAGGTTATCGCCACCGCAAAGCATTTTATTGGCGACGGTGCGACCACGCGCGGCGATGATCAGGGCGATGCCGATTTAAACGAACAGCAACTTATCGCAGAACACGCACTGGGCTATTTTTCGACATTGAGCATGGCAGTGCAGACTGTGATGATTTCCTACAGCAGCGTGCAAGGTCTGCCAATGCATGGGAATAAACACCTGATTACCGATATTTTAAAAAACCAACTGCACTTTGATGGCATTGTGGTCAGTGACTGGAACGCACTTGGCCATGTTCCCGGCTGCACGCGCGACAACTGTGCGGCGGCGATTAATGCGGGCATTGACGTATTAATGGTGCCTTACAAACCCGATTGGCCCAACATGATTGCAAATACTATTGCCCAGGTAAAATCGGGTGAAATTTCCATGCAGCGCATCGATGATGCGGTGTCTCGCATTTTACGTGTGAAATTACGCAGCGGTGTTTTCAATAAGCCCAAGCCTTCACAGCGTAGTGAATTTACCTACGATACTTATTTATCCACACCGGAACACAAAGCACTGGCGCGCCGCGCTGTGCGCGAATCGCTGGTATTGCTCAAAAATAATGACGGCGTACTTCCCATCGCGCCCAATAAAAATATTTTAATCGCCGGTGACGCCGCCAACAATGTTTCGCGGCAAACCGGAGGTTGGACCATTAGCTGGCAGGGCGACGACACCACGCCAAAAGATTTCCCGGTCGCCACGACTGTATTTCAAGGCTTTGAATCCGCCGTGCAAGCTGCTGGCGGCACAGTTCACTACAGCGCGACAGGCGAATATGAGGTAATACCCGACGTTGCTGTGGTGGTATTTGGTGAACGCCCGGCTGCTGAAATGTCTGGAGATATTGAAAACCTCAATACTCTGGAATTTAATCACGAAGATCCCGAGCCGCTTAAGGTTTTACAAAAATTGAAAGCAGCGGGTATTCCCACTGTTGCCGTGTTTATCGCGGGCCGCCCCCGCCTGATCAACAAAGAGCTCAACCAATCATCCGCTTTTGTTATGGCCTGGTTTTTGGGGTCAGAAGGTGGCGGCATCGCAGACTTGTTACTCGCCAACCAAAATAGCGGTAAGAGTTTTGATTTTCAGGGCAAACTCCCTTTTGTATGGCCGGCGACGCCGTGCCACGTTTTGGGTTCACAACCTCAATTTAACCTCGGTTACGGCCTGAGTTACGCTCAACCGGTTAATTTGAGTACCGTGCCAGAAGATTACCCGCCACGCACCTACGGTTGTGATTTACCGGAAAAGTTCGTCCCTTCCAGTGCCAAGCCAATCGATCTTAGCGGTTCAGATTTCCAACTCCATCTCGAATTGAAAAGCCTGGAGAGTAAAATAATATCCGACAGTGAAACCTGGCACGGCTTACGCGGCGCCGTTCAGCGCAAACCGGCTGGCGCAATTTCGCAAATCGATCTCGAATGGCAGGATGCACCACGTAACAACGCAGTATTACAAGATGGAAAAGTACGTTCGCTCCTTGCCAACCTTGCAGCGGGTCACGCTTTACAGTTCGAGATAAAAGTTAATCAAAAACCCTCGGCAAAAGTTTGGGCAAAAATGGAATGTGGCCACCTGTGCGCTGCCGACACATTGGAAATAACACAAAAAATCAGTACACTGCCCATCAGTCACTGGCAGCAGGTATACATGCCGTTAGCTTGTATTGCGAAAAACCGCAGCGATTTATTCAAAATAAACAGCGGCTTGCGCATCGATTCATCCGGCTACTTTTCGATGAGTTTACGTCACTTAAAAGTTGCCGCGTTAAATGATGACGATGCTATAAATTTGTGTGAGTAA
- a CDS encoding glucokinase yields the protein MFPSIVADIGGTNARFALVTGTENGQFLIENLQILNGSEYTGFADALQAYMDRLDISIKPVSACVAIAGPIEGDSVKMTNLSWSFSQQAIRDQFGFEKFAAINDFGALAVATSALRESDLISVKSGVRNPEGNKAILGPGTGLGVAGLAYSTHGWLPIPSEGGHVNIAPANDLECEVVKAAITQHGHVSAEVFISGPGLVNLYKAYCAVQGREAQTIEPKDVTARALDGSDQDCVATLNLFCAFLGTVSGNLALTYGAKGGVYLAGGILPRMVDFLKTSPFSQRFANKGVMSHYVQDIPADIIGHPQTAFLGAAAWLAQI from the coding sequence ATGTTTCCCTCCATCGTTGCCGATATCGGCGGTACCAACGCACGGTTTGCGTTGGTTACTGGAACCGAAAACGGTCAATTTTTAATCGAAAACCTTCAAATTCTTAATGGCAGCGAGTACACCGGTTTTGCCGATGCGTTGCAGGCATATATGGATCGACTCGATATTTCCATTAAGCCCGTGTCGGCTTGCGTTGCTATTGCGGGGCCGATTGAAGGTGACTCGGTGAAAATGACCAATCTCAGTTGGTCGTTTAGCCAACAGGCCATTCGCGACCAATTTGGTTTTGAGAAGTTTGCCGCAATCAACGATTTTGGTGCCCTCGCTGTGGCGACCAGTGCGCTGCGCGAAAGTGATCTCATCTCGGTTAAAAGTGGTGTTCGAAATCCCGAAGGAAACAAGGCTATTCTCGGGCCAGGTACAGGGTTGGGGGTAGCTGGCTTGGCGTATTCCACCCACGGTTGGCTTCCCATTCCCAGCGAGGGTGGGCATGTGAATATTGCGCCGGCCAATGATTTGGAATGCGAGGTGGTAAAGGCGGCGATTACGCAGCACGGCCATGTTTCCGCCGAGGTATTTATATCCGGGCCGGGTTTGGTGAATTTATACAAGGCTTATTGCGCGGTGCAGGGGCGCGAGGCGCAAACCATTGAGCCCAAAGATGTTACCGCACGCGCGCTCGATGGCTCCGATCAGGATTGCGTTGCAACACTGAATTTATTCTGCGCGTTCTTGGGCACGGTGTCTGGTAATCTCGCGCTTACCTATGGCGCAAAAGGCGGCGTTTATCTCGCTGGTGGTATCTTGCCGCGCATGGTGGATTTTCTGAAAACGAGCCCATTTTCACAACGCTTTGCCAATAAGGGCGTGATGAGCCATTATGTACAAGATATTCCCGCCGACATTATCGGTCACCCACAAACGGCATTTTTAGGTGCAGCGGCTTGGTTAGCACAAATATAA
- a CDS encoding cyclophilin family peptidyl-prolyl cis-trans isomerase, whose protein sequence is MKFVFTTIARLLGLSALTVSLPALATTVQFQTSMGDFEVVLYDQGTPATVANFLAYVEAGDYTDTIIHRSVDSFVIQGGGYVFAESGAPDAIDTRDPVVNEPVYSNVRGTIAMAKVSGLLNSATSQWFINLSNNSFSLDPYNRGGFTVFGEVAEGGMSIIDSIAAVDVFDMGTGFDEIPLVDYTEEDYNNQIDPTADNAVTVYTIVVTDADPDSAADLDPVPNNLYEEPTPTPTPTPSSGDGGGGGFPYALLLLLGGLSLVARKGSHNS, encoded by the coding sequence ATGAAGTTTGTCTTTACCACAATTGCACGATTGCTTGGCCTGAGTGCTTTAACCGTAAGTTTGCCCGCGCTGGCGACAACTGTTCAATTTCAAACATCCATGGGCGATTTCGAAGTTGTTTTGTACGATCAAGGCACGCCGGCAACTGTAGCGAATTTTTTAGCCTACGTTGAAGCAGGAGACTACACCGACACCATTATCCATCGCTCGGTAGACTCATTTGTGATTCAGGGCGGCGGCTATGTCTTCGCAGAAAGTGGCGCGCCCGACGCGATTGATACACGCGACCCGGTGGTTAACGAACCCGTGTATTCAAACGTGCGTGGCACCATCGCCATGGCAAAAGTGTCTGGCCTACTAAATAGTGCAACCAGCCAGTGGTTTATCAATCTATCCAACAACAGCTTTTCGCTGGACCCATATAACCGCGGAGGCTTTACCGTATTCGGCGAAGTCGCAGAAGGTGGTATGAGCATCATTGACAGCATTGCTGCCGTTGATGTATTTGACATGGGAACCGGCTTCGATGAAATTCCCCTGGTGGATTACACTGAGGAAGACTACAACAATCAAATAGACCCCACAGCTGACAACGCTGTGACCGTTTATACCATCGTGGTCACCGACGCGGACCCCGATTCCGCAGCTGATCTCGATCCTGTACCCAACAACCTTTATGAAGAGCCCACGCCCACACCGACTCCAACGCCAAGTAGCGGCGATGGCGGCGGCGGTGGATTCCCCTATGCCCTACTGTTGTTATTGGGTGGTCTAAGCCTTGTCGCCCGCAAAGGCAGTCACAACAGTTAA
- a CDS encoding putative dehydrogenase — MTAPMSEKLRWGVLSTAKIAREKLIPALRKSQLNEVVALASRDASQATKTAESLGIPHAFGDYDELLQSDTVDVIYIPLPNHLHVPWAIRAIEAGKHVLCEKPISLDTDDAAPLLRAVAENPGVKVMEAFMYRFHPQWSLAKQLLDEGRIGKINSIHAMFTFFNKDPENVRNKPGIGGGSLLDVGCYCVSSCRYLLGREPARVIGSLNIDSTFGIDGSANGLLDFGEVRTSFYCSMQSEPSQRVYVSGEKGSITLEFPFYQPDDCAARVIIHHDRVSEIVETEVCDHYSLQVDALARSILDDTPVPTPLSDAVANMRVLEAIFSSDKQAGWVTVA; from the coding sequence ATGACTGCACCCATGAGCGAAAAGTTACGTTGGGGAGTTCTGAGCACTGCCAAAATCGCACGAGAAAAACTTATTCCTGCACTGCGTAAATCACAGTTGAACGAGGTGGTGGCCCTGGCGTCACGCGATGCGTCCCAAGCAACAAAAACCGCAGAATCGCTGGGGATTCCTCACGCATTCGGTGACTATGATGAGCTGTTGCAAAGTGACACAGTAGATGTCATTTACATCCCGTTACCTAATCATTTGCACGTGCCCTGGGCCATTCGTGCAATTGAGGCTGGCAAACACGTGTTGTGTGAAAAGCCTATCAGCCTCGATACAGATGACGCCGCACCGTTATTGCGTGCAGTCGCTGAAAACCCGGGTGTAAAAGTGATGGAAGCGTTTATGTACCGCTTTCATCCGCAGTGGTCCCTGGCGAAGCAACTGTTGGATGAAGGGCGCATCGGTAAAATTAATTCAATCCATGCGATGTTCACTTTTTTCAATAAAGATCCGGAAAATGTCCGTAACAAGCCGGGTATCGGTGGCGGCAGTTTGTTGGATGTCGGATGCTATTGCGTGTCTTCGTGTCGTTACCTTCTGGGCCGTGAACCAGCGCGAGTTATTGGAAGCTTAAACATAGACAGCACATTCGGTATCGACGGTTCTGCCAATGGTCTGCTGGATTTCGGTGAGGTGCGAACCAGTTTTTATTGTTCGATGCAAAGTGAACCCAGCCAGCGCGTTTACGTGAGCGGGGAAAAAGGTAGCATCACCTTGGAGTTTCCTTTTTATCAGCCCGACGACTGCGCTGCGCGCGTAATTATCCATCACGATCGAGTGTCGGAGATTGTAGAGACAGAGGTGTGTGATCACTACTCACTGCAGGTGGATGCTCTGGCCCGAAGTATCCTGGATGACACGCCGGTACCCACGCCCCTGAGCGATGCTGTAGCAAATATGAGAGTGTTGGAGGCAATCTTTTCCAGCGATAAGCAGGCTGGTTGGGTGACTGTTGCTTAA